CGAAAGTCCGGAATTCACCGAATACGTGGAATTCAAGAACGGCTCCATCGGCGGGTTTTCCTCGGCCGAGCGCAAACAATTGCTGGGCGAGATCCTGACCGCCGGCGGCCATATCAGCGAGGAGGACCTGGACAAGGCCATCGCCACCCAAAAAGCCAAGGGGGGCCGGATTGGCGACATCCTGGTGGAGATGGACCTGATCACCCGACAGCGGATCGAAGAGGTGCTGGCCATCCATCAGATGAGCGTGCTGGCCCAGAGCCTTTCGGCCAAGGACTCCGAGCTTTCCTTTGAGCCGGGGCTGACCCTGGCCGACAAAGGATAGGTGGCCGCCTCAAAAAAAAACCATGCCGCTGGGACAAAGCTACTGCGCCCCAGCTGGGACCGCTATTTTCTGGAAATAGCGGCCCTGGTGGCCAGCCGCTCCACCTGTCTCCGCCGCCAGGTGGGGGCGGTGATCGTCAAGGATAAAAGGCTTTTGTCCACCGGCTACAACGGGGCACCGGTGGGCTTAAAGCACTGCGCCGAGCTGGGCTGCATCCGGGAACAGCAGGATGTCCCCTCCGGCCAGCGTCACGAATTATGCCGGGCCATCCATGCCGAGCAGAATGCCATCATCCAGGCGGCCACCTTCGGGGTGCCGCTGCTGGGGGCCTCCATCTACACCACCCATTTCCCCTGCGTGCTTTGCTCCAAGATGATCATCAACGTCGGGATCAAGCGGATAGTATATTCTCAGGGATACCCCGACCAGATGTCCCAGGATATTTTAAAGGAAGCTAAACTGAAGACGGAATTGTTGAAAACCTGAATGAAGCAGACCTCCGAAAATAAAAAAACCAAGTCCTACGTCGGGCTGGGCTCCAACTTGGGTAACCGGCTGGGCAACATCCGCTTTGCCCTAGCCGCCATGGGACAGATGCCGGGGTCGTCTGTTTTAAGGATGTCGGCAGTTTACGAGACCGAGCCTTACGGCAATCCCGGCCAGCCCAAGTTCCTGAACGCGGCAGTGGAGATCGAGACCGCCCTGGAGCCTACGACGCTGCTGAAATCGCTGCAACGGATCGAGCACCATCTGGGGCGGGTGCGCCAGGCAAAATGGGAGCCGCGGGTGATAGACCTAGATATCCTCTATTTCGGCAATCAGGTGATAGATACCCCGGAACTTAAGGTGCCGCATCCGGAGCTTTCCCTACGCCGGTTCGCGCTGGTGCCGCTCTGCGACCTGATCCCCGAATTCGAAGACCCGACCAGCCGGCAGAAGGTTAAGGTCCTGCTTCAAAAAATTTCCCGGACCCATAAGGACATCATAAAATTAGAAACGGTTAATTTTTAGCCTGTTTCAGAACCTATTTACCACAAAAGGCACCCTTCTATTCATCAGGGTAAACTTCGGCACAAAATAAACCCGTTTAACGTTATTACGTAGTAGTAACGCTATTACGCTTTTGTGATTTATGTGCCCATTTGACTTCGCTCAGGGCCTGCTTTATAAGGCCAATTCCGAAAACACCAAGTCCCAATATTATTTATCATGACGGATTTAAGAATTCCCCGATACGTGGCCATCGAAGGCGTGATCGGCGTGGGCAAGACCACGCTGGCCAAGCTGCTGGCCGAGCGGTTCCACGCCAAACGGGTGGACGAGGAGGTGGAGGCCAATCCCTTCCTTTCCAAGTTCTATTCCGACCGCCGGGCCTTCGCCTTTCAGACCCAGATATTCTTCCTGCTTTCCCGTTACAAGCAGCAGCAGGGAATCCTGCAGCAGGACCTCTTTGGCCAGCAGATAGTCTCCGACTACCTGTTCGCCAAGGACAAGATATTCGCCTACCTTAACCTGGATCAAAACGAGATCGTCCTGTACGAGAACCTGTGGAAACTGTTGGAGCCGGGGATAGTCAAGCCCGACCTGGTGGTCTACCTCTTGGCCGAGATAGATCTATTAGCCAAGCGAATCAAGGAACGGGGGAGGCCGTTCGAGCACAACCTTTCCCGG
This genomic interval from candidate division TA06 bacterium contains the following:
- a CDS encoding deoxynucleoside kinase, which encodes MTDLRIPRYVAIEGVIGVGKTTLAKLLAERFHAKRVDEEVEANPFLSKFYSDRRAFAFQTQIFFLLSRYKQQQGILQQDLFGQQIVSDYLFAKDKIFAYLNLDQNEIVLYENLWKLLEPGIVKPDLVVYLLAEIDLLAKRIKERGRPFEHNLSRDYLAGLSEAYNHFFFNYTETPLLVVNVNQIDLVNHPEDFEDLVQKICQPHPGTRYYVPAGSKKDRKKPKSVEAKEQNLLPE
- the folK gene encoding 2-amino-4-hydroxy-6-hydroxymethyldihydropteridine diphosphokinase, with protein sequence MKQTSENKKTKSYVGLGSNLGNRLGNIRFALAAMGQMPGSSVLRMSAVYETEPYGNPGQPKFLNAAVEIETALEPTTLLKSLQRIEHHLGRVRQAKWEPRVIDLDILYFGNQVIDTPELKVPHPELSLRRFALVPLCDLIPEFEDPTSRQKVKVLLQKISRTHKDIIKLETVNF
- a CDS encoding dCMP deaminase family protein — its product is MRPSWDRYFLEIAALVASRSTCLRRQVGAVIVKDKRLLSTGYNGAPVGLKHCAELGCIREQQDVPSGQRHELCRAIHAEQNAIIQAATFGVPLLGASIYTTHFPCVLCSKMIINVGIKRIVYSQGYPDQMSQDILKEAKLKTELLKT